From Betta splendens chromosome 3, fBetSpl5.4, whole genome shotgun sequence, the proteins below share one genomic window:
- the sall1a gene encoding sal-like protein 1a isoform X1 has product MSRRKQAKPQHFQSDPHLPLSEHNGDAELCSEDTPCKESDAHVCSRCCAEFFELSDLEEHQKNCTKNQLVLIVNENPASPAGTFSPGSPPHNPDDQMNDIANNTDQTECSDLLEPSVLDKEESMDVDVSGMSSGHEEEGSNTESGSPINPASIHGGRSTAGPAVGTSAISAPLPQLSNLTELGNFSMINSNVIIENLQSTKVAVAQFSQESRSTGGPRVAVPALMEQLLALQQQQIHQLQLIEQIRHQILLLASQSPEMQIPPIPAPGTMGPAASPLTTLSSHLSQQLAAAAGLAQNLASQSASISSLKQLAAAAQLPQSNPSNSETSHSISTLGPSTAGAQSSDKRPSHVSSLHSQLSSSLAKSSTPACGIGGLLSSAVNPLLPQPPPGNPLFSSSLPSVGTTVEDLNSLATLAQRKGKPPNVTSFEHKSSSDDAFFKHKCRFCGKVFGSDSALQIHLRSHTGERPYKCNICGNRFSTRGNLKVHFQRHKEKYPHIQMNPYPVPEHLDNIPTSTGIPYGMSVPPEKPVTSWLDSKPVLPTLTSSVGMLLPPTMPSLPQFIKKEDHSIAITSPSVSAKSDSGAAEPSAKSNEGVTEQGEGATLPTSNGKTEEGSHSSGFMTNVSSVLESTTEYTTSNSPPMMTNPLMPLMSEQFKAKFPFGGILDPLQGSETSKLQQLVENIDRKVTDPNECVICHRVLSCQSALKMHYRTHTGERPFKCKICGRAFTTKGNLKTHYSVHRAMPPLRVQHSCPICQKKFTNAVVLQQHIRMHMGGQIPNTPLPESYPESMASDTGSFEERNFDDLDNFSDDNLEGMEEGPDSSVPDTPRSADASHDSLCNSPAPLDMISQELQEKNGQGHGHSNETEEMHADQMKAMANGMVEGDCLTNDSSSLGGDVESQSTGSPAVSESTSSMQAPSPTGMQPQQRKSPSLEDRHQRALSFEHTGASLLHCHPSNIGALDLTSVNSKDPLGIIFPFRERSTIKNTSCDICGKTFACQSALDIHYRSHTKERPFICTACNRGFSTKGNLKQHMLTHQMRDLPSQLFEPSNTSLSSSPTPSLLSVGSLKPEVNGFLHSLHPESKEMPPGLVTSSASTSPVLSAAPPRRTPKQHFCNTCRKCFSSCSALQIHERTHTGEKPFACSICGRAFTTKGNLKVHMGTHMWNSAPARRGRRLSVDGPMAFLGTNPVKFPEIFQKDVPSRTSNGDPTSFWNQYAAAFSSGLAMKTNEISVIQNGGLPPMSGGVGTGGSSPLGGLTGSLDKLHSMEPNAALAGLEKMANTENGAHFRFTRFMEDNKEIVTS; this is encoded by the exons ATGTCGCGGAGGAAACAAGCGAAGCCGCAACACTTCCAATCCGACCCTCATCTGCCTTTATCGGAGCACAATG GGGACGCAGAACTTTGCTCAGAGGACACCCCCTGCAAGGAGTCAGACGCCCACGTCTGTAGCAGATGTTGCGCTGAGTTCTTTGAACTATCAGATCTTGAGGAGCACCAGAAGAATTGCACTAAGAATCAGTTAGTTCTGATAGTAAATGAAAATCCTGCCTCACCCGCCGGAACTTTCTCGCCCGGGTCTCCTCCCCACAATCCAGATGACCAGATGAATGACATCGCTAATAACACTGATCAAACAGAGTGCAGTGACCTTCTGGAGCCGAGTGTTCTTGATAAAGAGGAATCCATGGATGTGGATGTTTCTGGCATGAGCAGTGGTCACGAGGAGGAAGGCAGTAACACTGAGAGCGGGAGCCCCATCAACCCGGCCAGCATCCACGGTGGCAGGAGCACCGCTGGCCCTGCAGTGGGCACTTCAGCTATATCTGCCCCCCTACCTCAGCTCAGCAACCTGACTGAACTGGGTAACTTCTCCATGATCAACAGCAACGTCATCATTGAAAATCTTCAGAGCACCAAAGTGGCTGTTGCCCAGTTCTCCCAAGAGTCCCGTTCCACTGGAGGTCCCAGGGTGGCAGTGCCGGCCCTGATGGAGCAGCTTCTAGCCCTACAACAGCAACAGAtacaccagctgcagctgatcgaGCAGATTCGCCACCAGATCCTGCTGTTGGCCTCCCAGTCTCCAGAAATGCAGATTCCCCCGATCCCTGCTCCAGGCACAATGGGGCCTGCTGCCAGTCCTCTGACCACACTCAGCTCACATCTCTCCCAACAGCTGGCTGCAGCCGCAGGGCTTGCGCAGAACCTGGCTAGTCAGTCAGCTAGTATTAGCAGCCTAAAGcagctggctgcagcagcacagctacCTCAGTCTAACCCAAGCAACAGTGAGACATCTCATAGCATCAGCACACTGGGGCCGTCGACAGCCGGCGCCCAGTCCTCTGACAAGAGGCCGAGTCATGTGAGCAGCCTCCactctcagctcagcagctcactAGCTAAGTCATCCACGCCAGCATGTGGAATAGGTGGCTTGTTAAGCTCCGCAGTAAACCCCCTTCTACCTCAGCCCCCACCTGGAAACCCCTTGTTCTCCAGCTCGCTGCCCAGTGTTGGCACCACAGTAGAGGACCTCAACTCTTTAGCAACTTTGGCCCAGAGGAAAGGCAAGCCGCCAAATGTCACTTCATTCGAACACAAGAGCAGCTCCGACGACGCTTTCTTCAAGCATAAGTGCAGGTTTTGTGGCAAGGTCTTCGGGAGTGACAGCGCTTTGCAAATCCACCTGCGCTCCCACACCGGTGAGAGACCGTACAAGTGTAACATCTGCGGCAACCGATTCTCCACTCGTGGTAACCTGAAGGTGCACTTCCAGCGTCATAAAGAAAAATACCCGCACATTCAGATGAACCCATACCCTGTTCCCGAGCATCTAGACAACATACCAACAAGCACCGGCATTCCGTATGGCATGTCCGTCCCCCCTGAGAAGCCTGTCACAAGCTGGCTGGATAGCAAACCGGTTTTGCCCACCCTCACCTCCTCAGTTGGCATGCTGCTGCCACCAACCATGCCTAGCCTGCCGCAGTTCATCAAAAAGGAAGATCATTCAATAGCCATAACGAGCCCTTCAGTTAGTGCAAAGAGTGACTCAGGTGCTGCTGAGCCTTCAGCTAAAAGTAACGAAGGAGTGACGGAACAGGGTGAAGGTGCAACTCTGCCTACCTCAAATGGGAAAACTGAAGAAGGCAGCCACTCCTCAGGCTTCATGACAAATGTGAGCTCTGTCCTAGAGAGCACTACCGAGTACACGACATCTAACAGCCCCCCCATGATGACCAACCCACTCATGCCTCTTATGTCTGAACAGTTTAAGGCTAAGTTCCCCTTTGGAGGCATCCTGGACCCTCTCCAGGGATCAGAGACCTCCAAGCTGCAGCAACTTGTGGAGAACATTGACCGGAAGGTGACGGACCCAAACGAATGTGTCATCTGTCACCGGGTGCTAAGCTGCCAAAGTGCACTGAAAATGCACTATCGCACTCACACCGGTGAACGGCCCTTCAAGTGCAAAATTTGTGGCAGAGCGTTTACCACCAAGGGAAATCTTAAGACCCACTACAGCGTTCATAGGGCCATGCCTCCTCTTAGGGTGCAACACTCCTGCCCCATCTGTCAGAAGAAGTTCACAAATGCTGTGGTTCTCCAACAGCATATACGCATGCACATGGGTGGGCAGATACCCAACACCCCTCTGCCAGAGAGTTACCCAGAGTCCATGGCCTCTGACACTGGCTCATTTGAGGAGAGAAACTTTGATGATTTGGACAACTTTTCGGATGACAACCTTGAAGGAATGGAGGAGGGCCCAGATAGCAGTGTGCCAGACACACCTAGGTCAGCCGATGCCTCCCATGACAGTCTGTGTaattctccagctcctcttgaCATGATTAGCCAGGAACTACAAGAGAAAAATGGCCAAGGCCATGGCCACAGTAATGAAACAGAAGAGATGCACGCTGACCAAATGAAGGCTATGGCAAATGGCATGGTTGAGGGGGATTGCCTCACCAATGACTCCTCATCACTGGGAGGGGATGTTGAAAGCCAAAGCACTGGGAGTCCAGCTGTGTCCGAATCTACCTCCTCCATGCAGGCTCCATCCCCTACTGGCATGCAGCCACAACAACGCAAATCCCCCAGCCTTGAGGACAGGCACCAGAGGGCCTTATCTTTCGAGCACACCGGTGCAAGCCTCTTGCACTGTCACCCCTCCAATATCGGGGCTCTGGATCTGACCTCTGTCAATTCAAAAGACCCCCTGGGCATAATATTCCCCTTCCGCGAGCGGAGCACCATCAAGAACACATCCTGCGACATCTGTGGAAAGACGTTTGCTTGTCAGAGTGCCTTGGATATTCACTACCGAAGCCATACCAAAGAACGACCATTCATTTGCACGGCCTGCAACAGGGGTTTCTCCACCAAGGGCAACCTCAAGCAGCACATGCTAACCCATCAAATGAGAGACCTGCCGTCACAGCTGTTTGAGCCATCAAATACTAGCCTCTCTTCCAGCCCGACTCCTTCCCTTCTGTCTGTGGGCTCTCTCAAACCCGAGGTCAACGgcttcctccacagcctccacccagAGAGCAAGGAAATGCCCCCTGGCTTGGTAACGTCGTCTGCCTCTACGTCCCCAGTGctttctgctgctccacctcgcCGTACGCCCAAGCAACACTTCTGCAACACCTGCAGGAAGTGTTTCTCGTCCTGCAGTGCTCTACAGATCCACGAGCGAACCCACACAGGGGAAAAACCCTTTGCCTGCAGTATCTGTGGTCGAGCGTTCACCACCAAAGGAAACCTCAAG GTTCATATGGGCACACACATGTGGAACAGCGCTCCCGCCAGACGCGGCCGCAGGCTCTCCGTGGACGGGCCGATGGCCTTCCTCGGCACCAACCCGGTCAAGTTCCCCGAGATCTTCCAGAAGGACGTGCCGTCGAGGACGAGCAACGGGGACCCCACCAGCTTCTGGAACCAGTACGCGGCCGCCTTCTCCAGCGGCCTGGCCATGAAGACGAACGAGATCTCCGTCATCCAGAACGGGGGCCTCCCGCCCATGTCGGGGGGCGTGGGCACCGGGGGCAGCTCGCCCCTCGGGGGCCTGACGGGCAGCCTGGACAAGCTGCACAGCATGGAGCCCAACGCCGCGCTGGCCGGCCTGGAGAAGATGGCCAACACGGAGAACGGCGCCCACTTCCGCTTCACGCGCTTCATGGAGGACAATAAGGAGATCGTCACCAGCTAG
- the sall1a gene encoding sal-like protein 1a isoform X2, whose protein sequence is MGDAELCSEDTPCKESDAHVCSRCCAEFFELSDLEEHQKNCTKNQLVLIVNENPASPAGTFSPGSPPHNPDDQMNDIANNTDQTECSDLLEPSVLDKEESMDVDVSGMSSGHEEEGSNTESGSPINPASIHGGRSTAGPAVGTSAISAPLPQLSNLTELGNFSMINSNVIIENLQSTKVAVAQFSQESRSTGGPRVAVPALMEQLLALQQQQIHQLQLIEQIRHQILLLASQSPEMQIPPIPAPGTMGPAASPLTTLSSHLSQQLAAAAGLAQNLASQSASISSLKQLAAAAQLPQSNPSNSETSHSISTLGPSTAGAQSSDKRPSHVSSLHSQLSSSLAKSSTPACGIGGLLSSAVNPLLPQPPPGNPLFSSSLPSVGTTVEDLNSLATLAQRKGKPPNVTSFEHKSSSDDAFFKHKCRFCGKVFGSDSALQIHLRSHTGERPYKCNICGNRFSTRGNLKVHFQRHKEKYPHIQMNPYPVPEHLDNIPTSTGIPYGMSVPPEKPVTSWLDSKPVLPTLTSSVGMLLPPTMPSLPQFIKKEDHSIAITSPSVSAKSDSGAAEPSAKSNEGVTEQGEGATLPTSNGKTEEGSHSSGFMTNVSSVLESTTEYTTSNSPPMMTNPLMPLMSEQFKAKFPFGGILDPLQGSETSKLQQLVENIDRKVTDPNECVICHRVLSCQSALKMHYRTHTGERPFKCKICGRAFTTKGNLKTHYSVHRAMPPLRVQHSCPICQKKFTNAVVLQQHIRMHMGGQIPNTPLPESYPESMASDTGSFEERNFDDLDNFSDDNLEGMEEGPDSSVPDTPRSADASHDSLCNSPAPLDMISQELQEKNGQGHGHSNETEEMHADQMKAMANGMVEGDCLTNDSSSLGGDVESQSTGSPAVSESTSSMQAPSPTGMQPQQRKSPSLEDRHQRALSFEHTGASLLHCHPSNIGALDLTSVNSKDPLGIIFPFRERSTIKNTSCDICGKTFACQSALDIHYRSHTKERPFICTACNRGFSTKGNLKQHMLTHQMRDLPSQLFEPSNTSLSSSPTPSLLSVGSLKPEVNGFLHSLHPESKEMPPGLVTSSASTSPVLSAAPPRRTPKQHFCNTCRKCFSSCSALQIHERTHTGEKPFACSICGRAFTTKGNLKVHMGTHMWNSAPARRGRRLSVDGPMAFLGTNPVKFPEIFQKDVPSRTSNGDPTSFWNQYAAAFSSGLAMKTNEISVIQNGGLPPMSGGVGTGGSSPLGGLTGSLDKLHSMEPNAALAGLEKMANTENGAHFRFTRFMEDNKEIVTS, encoded by the exons GGGACGCAGAACTTTGCTCAGAGGACACCCCCTGCAAGGAGTCAGACGCCCACGTCTGTAGCAGATGTTGCGCTGAGTTCTTTGAACTATCAGATCTTGAGGAGCACCAGAAGAATTGCACTAAGAATCAGTTAGTTCTGATAGTAAATGAAAATCCTGCCTCACCCGCCGGAACTTTCTCGCCCGGGTCTCCTCCCCACAATCCAGATGACCAGATGAATGACATCGCTAATAACACTGATCAAACAGAGTGCAGTGACCTTCTGGAGCCGAGTGTTCTTGATAAAGAGGAATCCATGGATGTGGATGTTTCTGGCATGAGCAGTGGTCACGAGGAGGAAGGCAGTAACACTGAGAGCGGGAGCCCCATCAACCCGGCCAGCATCCACGGTGGCAGGAGCACCGCTGGCCCTGCAGTGGGCACTTCAGCTATATCTGCCCCCCTACCTCAGCTCAGCAACCTGACTGAACTGGGTAACTTCTCCATGATCAACAGCAACGTCATCATTGAAAATCTTCAGAGCACCAAAGTGGCTGTTGCCCAGTTCTCCCAAGAGTCCCGTTCCACTGGAGGTCCCAGGGTGGCAGTGCCGGCCCTGATGGAGCAGCTTCTAGCCCTACAACAGCAACAGAtacaccagctgcagctgatcgaGCAGATTCGCCACCAGATCCTGCTGTTGGCCTCCCAGTCTCCAGAAATGCAGATTCCCCCGATCCCTGCTCCAGGCACAATGGGGCCTGCTGCCAGTCCTCTGACCACACTCAGCTCACATCTCTCCCAACAGCTGGCTGCAGCCGCAGGGCTTGCGCAGAACCTGGCTAGTCAGTCAGCTAGTATTAGCAGCCTAAAGcagctggctgcagcagcacagctacCTCAGTCTAACCCAAGCAACAGTGAGACATCTCATAGCATCAGCACACTGGGGCCGTCGACAGCCGGCGCCCAGTCCTCTGACAAGAGGCCGAGTCATGTGAGCAGCCTCCactctcagctcagcagctcactAGCTAAGTCATCCACGCCAGCATGTGGAATAGGTGGCTTGTTAAGCTCCGCAGTAAACCCCCTTCTACCTCAGCCCCCACCTGGAAACCCCTTGTTCTCCAGCTCGCTGCCCAGTGTTGGCACCACAGTAGAGGACCTCAACTCTTTAGCAACTTTGGCCCAGAGGAAAGGCAAGCCGCCAAATGTCACTTCATTCGAACACAAGAGCAGCTCCGACGACGCTTTCTTCAAGCATAAGTGCAGGTTTTGTGGCAAGGTCTTCGGGAGTGACAGCGCTTTGCAAATCCACCTGCGCTCCCACACCGGTGAGAGACCGTACAAGTGTAACATCTGCGGCAACCGATTCTCCACTCGTGGTAACCTGAAGGTGCACTTCCAGCGTCATAAAGAAAAATACCCGCACATTCAGATGAACCCATACCCTGTTCCCGAGCATCTAGACAACATACCAACAAGCACCGGCATTCCGTATGGCATGTCCGTCCCCCCTGAGAAGCCTGTCACAAGCTGGCTGGATAGCAAACCGGTTTTGCCCACCCTCACCTCCTCAGTTGGCATGCTGCTGCCACCAACCATGCCTAGCCTGCCGCAGTTCATCAAAAAGGAAGATCATTCAATAGCCATAACGAGCCCTTCAGTTAGTGCAAAGAGTGACTCAGGTGCTGCTGAGCCTTCAGCTAAAAGTAACGAAGGAGTGACGGAACAGGGTGAAGGTGCAACTCTGCCTACCTCAAATGGGAAAACTGAAGAAGGCAGCCACTCCTCAGGCTTCATGACAAATGTGAGCTCTGTCCTAGAGAGCACTACCGAGTACACGACATCTAACAGCCCCCCCATGATGACCAACCCACTCATGCCTCTTATGTCTGAACAGTTTAAGGCTAAGTTCCCCTTTGGAGGCATCCTGGACCCTCTCCAGGGATCAGAGACCTCCAAGCTGCAGCAACTTGTGGAGAACATTGACCGGAAGGTGACGGACCCAAACGAATGTGTCATCTGTCACCGGGTGCTAAGCTGCCAAAGTGCACTGAAAATGCACTATCGCACTCACACCGGTGAACGGCCCTTCAAGTGCAAAATTTGTGGCAGAGCGTTTACCACCAAGGGAAATCTTAAGACCCACTACAGCGTTCATAGGGCCATGCCTCCTCTTAGGGTGCAACACTCCTGCCCCATCTGTCAGAAGAAGTTCACAAATGCTGTGGTTCTCCAACAGCATATACGCATGCACATGGGTGGGCAGATACCCAACACCCCTCTGCCAGAGAGTTACCCAGAGTCCATGGCCTCTGACACTGGCTCATTTGAGGAGAGAAACTTTGATGATTTGGACAACTTTTCGGATGACAACCTTGAAGGAATGGAGGAGGGCCCAGATAGCAGTGTGCCAGACACACCTAGGTCAGCCGATGCCTCCCATGACAGTCTGTGTaattctccagctcctcttgaCATGATTAGCCAGGAACTACAAGAGAAAAATGGCCAAGGCCATGGCCACAGTAATGAAACAGAAGAGATGCACGCTGACCAAATGAAGGCTATGGCAAATGGCATGGTTGAGGGGGATTGCCTCACCAATGACTCCTCATCACTGGGAGGGGATGTTGAAAGCCAAAGCACTGGGAGTCCAGCTGTGTCCGAATCTACCTCCTCCATGCAGGCTCCATCCCCTACTGGCATGCAGCCACAACAACGCAAATCCCCCAGCCTTGAGGACAGGCACCAGAGGGCCTTATCTTTCGAGCACACCGGTGCAAGCCTCTTGCACTGTCACCCCTCCAATATCGGGGCTCTGGATCTGACCTCTGTCAATTCAAAAGACCCCCTGGGCATAATATTCCCCTTCCGCGAGCGGAGCACCATCAAGAACACATCCTGCGACATCTGTGGAAAGACGTTTGCTTGTCAGAGTGCCTTGGATATTCACTACCGAAGCCATACCAAAGAACGACCATTCATTTGCACGGCCTGCAACAGGGGTTTCTCCACCAAGGGCAACCTCAAGCAGCACATGCTAACCCATCAAATGAGAGACCTGCCGTCACAGCTGTTTGAGCCATCAAATACTAGCCTCTCTTCCAGCCCGACTCCTTCCCTTCTGTCTGTGGGCTCTCTCAAACCCGAGGTCAACGgcttcctccacagcctccacccagAGAGCAAGGAAATGCCCCCTGGCTTGGTAACGTCGTCTGCCTCTACGTCCCCAGTGctttctgctgctccacctcgcCGTACGCCCAAGCAACACTTCTGCAACACCTGCAGGAAGTGTTTCTCGTCCTGCAGTGCTCTACAGATCCACGAGCGAACCCACACAGGGGAAAAACCCTTTGCCTGCAGTATCTGTGGTCGAGCGTTCACCACCAAAGGAAACCTCAAG GTTCATATGGGCACACACATGTGGAACAGCGCTCCCGCCAGACGCGGCCGCAGGCTCTCCGTGGACGGGCCGATGGCCTTCCTCGGCACCAACCCGGTCAAGTTCCCCGAGATCTTCCAGAAGGACGTGCCGTCGAGGACGAGCAACGGGGACCCCACCAGCTTCTGGAACCAGTACGCGGCCGCCTTCTCCAGCGGCCTGGCCATGAAGACGAACGAGATCTCCGTCATCCAGAACGGGGGCCTCCCGCCCATGTCGGGGGGCGTGGGCACCGGGGGCAGCTCGCCCCTCGGGGGCCTGACGGGCAGCCTGGACAAGCTGCACAGCATGGAGCCCAACGCCGCGCTGGCCGGCCTGGAGAAGATGGCCAACACGGAGAACGGCGCCCACTTCCGCTTCACGCGCTTCATGGAGGACAATAAGGAGATCGTCACCAGCTAG